A portion of the Pseudarthrobacter defluvii genome contains these proteins:
- a CDS encoding S-(hydroxymethyl)mycothiol dehydrogenase: MVHKVQAVVVKEKNAPVTLETILVPDPGPGEALVDILTCGVCHTDLHYKQGGIGDDFPYLLGHEATGVVSAVGPDVTSVAPGDRVILNWRAVCGECRACAKGQPQYCFNTHNATQKMTLEDGTVLSPALGIGAFAEKTLVAAGQCTKVDPDADAAAVGLLGCGIMAGIGAAINTGEVKRGESVAVIGCGGVGIAAVAGAKLAGATTIIAVDIDDNKIEMAKSLGATHGVNSRQEDAVEAIRALTGGHGADVVIDAVGRPETYKQAFYARDLAGRVVLVGVPTPEMTLELPLLDVFGRGGSLKSSWYGDCLPSRDFPMLVSHYKQGNLDLEAFVSERITIDQVEEAFGKMHEGKVLRSVVEVSPVEI; encoded by the coding sequence ATGGTCCATAAAGTCCAAGCAGTAGTGGTTAAGGAAAAGAACGCTCCGGTGACGCTGGAGACCATCCTGGTGCCGGATCCGGGCCCGGGCGAGGCGCTGGTGGACATCCTGACCTGCGGTGTCTGCCACACGGACCTGCATTACAAGCAGGGCGGCATCGGGGATGACTTCCCCTACCTGCTGGGCCATGAGGCCACCGGGGTGGTCAGTGCCGTGGGTCCCGATGTCACCTCGGTGGCGCCAGGGGACCGGGTCATCCTGAACTGGCGCGCGGTGTGCGGTGAGTGCCGTGCGTGTGCCAAGGGCCAGCCGCAGTACTGCTTCAACACCCACAACGCCACCCAGAAGATGACCCTCGAGGACGGCACGGTCCTGTCCCCGGCCCTGGGCATCGGTGCCTTCGCCGAGAAGACCCTGGTGGCCGCCGGGCAGTGCACCAAGGTGGACCCCGACGCTGACGCCGCCGCGGTGGGGCTGCTGGGCTGCGGCATCATGGCCGGCATCGGGGCTGCGATCAACACCGGTGAGGTCAAGCGCGGCGAGTCCGTGGCAGTGATCGGCTGCGGCGGCGTGGGCATCGCCGCGGTCGCCGGCGCGAAGCTGGCCGGTGCGACGACGATCATCGCCGTGGACATCGACGACAACAAGATTGAAATGGCCAAGTCCCTCGGCGCCACCCACGGCGTGAACTCCCGGCAGGAAGACGCCGTGGAAGCCATCCGCGCCCTCACCGGAGGGCACGGCGCGGACGTGGTGATTGACGCCGTCGGCCGTCCCGAAACGTACAAGCAGGCGTTCTACGCCCGCGACCTTGCCGGCCGCGTGGTCCTGGTGGGCGTCCCGACGCCGGAGATGACGCTGGAACTGCCGCTGCTGGACGTCTTCGGCCGCGGCGGATCGCTGAAGTCCTCCTGGTACGGCGACTGCCTGCCCTCCCGTGACTTCCCCATGCTCGTCTCGCACTACAAGCAGGGCAACCTGGACCTCGAGGCCTTTGTCTCCGAACGCATCACCATTGATCAGGTGGAGGAAGCCTTCGGCAAGATGCACGAGGGCAAGGTCCTGCGCTCTGTTGTAGAAGTCAGCCCGGTGGAGATCTGA
- a CDS encoding response regulator has protein sequence MTAEELVGRGLRGLLEDNGFDVAGESRSVRQAARRIPAVRPDLAIIDDVLPDGSGAGLCRTIAAADATIRCVLMTGETDEAVLIGAILAGAWGCLSQQDDNEEQLRLIRRAMHGYTAFSRRFQAGILAPIHADGTNGPDGRLGMLSKQELKVAIGIARGLTNGQIGQELFLAEKTVKNMVSSVLMKLHMARRTEVAVFVSGALENTGDLAQEYRRSRDPDLIAEVTAALVICTSEAGNTPPSSRMLLLDAMRLADTLTVTRAKARVARYLQEGE, from the coding sequence GTGACCGCTGAAGAGCTGGTGGGGCGGGGTTTGCGGGGGCTGCTGGAGGATAACGGGTTCGACGTTGCCGGTGAATCCCGGTCTGTGCGTCAGGCGGCCCGCCGGATCCCTGCGGTACGTCCGGATCTGGCTATCATCGACGATGTTCTTCCCGATGGTTCCGGTGCGGGGCTTTGCCGAACTATTGCAGCCGCTGATGCCACCATCCGGTGCGTGCTGATGACGGGCGAAACTGACGAAGCGGTTCTTATTGGCGCTATTCTGGCCGGTGCCTGGGGGTGTTTGTCACAACAGGACGACAATGAGGAGCAACTCAGGCTGATCCGGCGGGCAATGCACGGGTATACAGCCTTCAGTCGTCGTTTCCAGGCGGGTATCCTGGCCCCGATCCATGCTGACGGGACGAATGGGCCCGACGGTCGGTTGGGGATGCTTTCGAAGCAGGAACTGAAGGTAGCGATCGGGATTGCCCGAGGGCTGACTAACGGTCAGATCGGACAGGAGCTGTTTCTGGCCGAGAAGACCGTGAAGAACATGGTCTCATCGGTGTTGATGAAATTGCACATGGCACGAAGGACCGAGGTCGCGGTGTTCGTCTCCGGGGCACTTGAAAACACAGGAGACCTCGCACAGGAGTATCGACGGAGCCGTGACCCGGACCTGATCGCGGAAGTCACCGCGGCGTTGGTTATCTGCACGAGCGAGGCTGGCAACACGCCGCCGTCCAGCAGAATGTTGCTACTGGATGCCATGCGGCTTGCTGATACCTTGACGGTCACAAGGGCTAAGGCCCGTGTCGCAAGGTACTTGCAGGAAGGCGAATGA
- the fdhA gene encoding formaldehyde dehydrogenase, glutathione-independent, protein MSGNKAVAYKEPGVVEVIDTPYPSFELKAGPGVNPANVGRNVPHGVILRTVSTNICGSDQHMVRGRTTAPAGLVLGHEITGEVIETGPDVEFIKVGDIVSVPFNISCGRCRNCKERKTGICLNVNPDRPGSAYGYVDMGGWVGGQAEYVLVPYADWNLLRFPDRDQALEKIMDLTMLSDILPTGFHGAVTAGVGVGSTVYVAGAGPVGLAAAASAQLLGAAVVIVGDLNEDRLARARSFGCETVNVANGDPADQIEQILGVREVDSGIDAVGFEARGHGHGAQEAPATVLNSLMDLTTAGGSVGIPGLYVTGDPGAADEAARKGSLSLSLGTGWAKSLSFTTGQCPVMKYNRQLMMAILHDRIQIAKAVNAQAISLDDAPRGYAEFDAGAATKYVLDPNGYLNN, encoded by the coding sequence ATGTCAGGTAACAAAGCTGTTGCGTACAAGGAGCCCGGAGTCGTCGAGGTCATCGACACCCCGTATCCCTCGTTTGAACTGAAAGCCGGCCCCGGCGTCAATCCCGCCAACGTCGGCCGGAACGTCCCGCACGGTGTCATCCTCCGCACCGTGAGCACCAACATCTGCGGGTCCGACCAGCACATGGTCCGCGGCCGCACCACCGCCCCCGCCGGCCTCGTCCTGGGGCATGAGATCACAGGCGAAGTCATCGAAACCGGGCCCGACGTCGAGTTCATCAAGGTCGGGGACATCGTCTCGGTCCCCTTCAACATCTCCTGCGGCCGCTGCCGGAACTGCAAAGAGCGCAAGACCGGAATCTGCCTGAACGTGAACCCGGACCGTCCCGGCTCTGCCTACGGCTATGTGGACATGGGCGGCTGGGTCGGTGGACAGGCGGAGTACGTCCTGGTTCCGTACGCGGACTGGAACCTGTTGCGGTTCCCGGACCGCGACCAGGCGCTGGAGAAGATCATGGACCTGACCATGCTTTCGGACATCCTGCCCACCGGCTTCCATGGCGCCGTGACGGCGGGCGTCGGCGTCGGGTCCACCGTTTACGTTGCCGGAGCCGGTCCCGTAGGCCTTGCCGCAGCGGCCAGTGCGCAGCTGCTGGGAGCCGCGGTGGTCATCGTGGGCGACCTCAACGAAGACCGCCTGGCCCGGGCCCGCTCCTTCGGCTGCGAAACCGTCAATGTGGCCAACGGCGACCCCGCAGACCAGATCGAGCAGATCCTCGGTGTCCGGGAGGTCGACTCCGGCATCGACGCGGTCGGTTTCGAGGCCCGCGGACACGGCCACGGCGCCCAGGAAGCACCGGCCACGGTGCTCAACTCGCTGATGGACCTCACCACCGCCGGCGGCTCCGTCGGCATTCCCGGCCTCTACGTCACGGGCGATCCGGGGGCCGCGGACGAGGCAGCCAGGAAAGGAAGCCTGTCCCTGTCCCTGGGTACCGGCTGGGCCAAGTCCCTGTCCTTCACCACGGGCCAGTGCCCGGTGATGAAGTACAACCGGCAGCTGATGATGGCGATCCTGCATGACAGGATCCAGATCGCCAAGGCGGTCAATGCACAGGCCATTTCGCTCGACGACGCCCCGCGCGGGTACGCGGAGTTCGACGCCGGCGCTGCCACCAAGTATGTCCTGGACCCGAACGGCTACCTCAACAACTGA
- a CDS encoding aromatic ring-hydroxylating oxygenase subunit alpha, producing MTTSVNAPLSARGKLASTLPAEQLAEITELFALRRTGYSLDAPFYTDPTIFKLDMEAIFGQHWIFAGSVAELPEPGDYITVDYGPYSLIVLRTDEGEVNVLHNVCRHRGARVLTEAAGSTGNLVCGYHSWTYSPEGNLIHASAPGEAKFDKNCFALKRAHSREVAGLIFVCIADVPPADFDETAKIFEPYLAPHDLSKTKIAYQQNIIEEGNWKLVMENNRECYHCDGHPELACSLFPTWGLTEGLIPTHLEEVWDRNKQAQSSLEERCRRYGLPYEVVEELDTRIAGIRISRESLDGEGESFSADGRRLSKKLLGDLPDFRLGRCSMHLQPNSWFHFLGDHVITFGVFPINEHQSLVRTTWLVADDAEEGVDYDLDKLTYTWKQTNIQDKAFVELCQQGAASPAYEPGPYMKSEYQVEAFINWYVQRVQEHLA from the coding sequence ATGACCACCTCAGTGAACGCGCCCCTCAGCGCACGCGGAAAGCTCGCGTCGACATTGCCTGCCGAACAACTGGCTGAGATTACGGAGTTGTTCGCCCTGCGGCGCACCGGCTACTCCCTCGATGCCCCCTTCTACACCGACCCGACGATCTTCAAGCTCGACATGGAGGCCATCTTCGGCCAGCACTGGATCTTTGCCGGCAGCGTTGCCGAGCTTCCGGAGCCGGGCGACTACATCACGGTGGACTACGGCCCCTACTCCCTGATCGTGCTCCGCACCGATGAGGGCGAGGTCAACGTCCTGCACAACGTCTGCCGCCACCGCGGTGCACGTGTCCTGACCGAAGCTGCCGGTTCCACCGGAAACCTGGTCTGCGGCTACCACTCCTGGACCTACTCTCCCGAGGGCAACCTCATCCATGCCTCCGCCCCCGGCGAAGCAAAGTTCGACAAGAACTGCTTCGCGCTCAAGCGCGCCCACAGCCGCGAGGTCGCCGGACTCATCTTCGTCTGCATCGCAGACGTTCCGCCCGCGGACTTCGACGAGACCGCCAAGATCTTCGAGCCCTACCTGGCACCCCATGACCTGTCCAAGACGAAGATTGCCTACCAGCAGAACATCATTGAAGAGGGCAACTGGAAGCTCGTCATGGAAAACAACCGTGAGTGCTACCACTGTGACGGGCACCCGGAACTCGCCTGCTCGCTGTTCCCCACCTGGGGCCTCACCGAGGGCCTGATCCCGACCCACCTCGAAGAGGTCTGGGACCGCAACAAGCAAGCCCAGTCCTCCCTCGAGGAGCGGTGCCGCCGCTACGGCCTGCCCTACGAGGTGGTCGAGGAACTCGATACCCGCATTGCCGGCATCCGGATTTCCCGGGAATCCCTGGACGGCGAAGGCGAATCGTTCTCGGCCGACGGCCGCAGGCTCTCCAAGAAGCTGCTCGGCGACCTGCCGGACTTCCGGCTGGGCCGCTGCTCCATGCACCTGCAGCCCAACAGCTGGTTCCACTTCCTGGGCGACCACGTCATCACCTTCGGCGTCTTCCCCATCAACGAGCACCAGTCCTTGGTCCGCACCACCTGGCTGGTGGCCGACGACGCCGAGGAAGGCGTCGACTACGACCTCGACAAGCTGACCTACACCTGGAAGCAGACCAACATCCAGGACAAGGCATTCGTTGAGCTGTGCCAGCAGGGTGCCGCCAGCCCCGCCTACGAGCCCGGCCCCTACATGAAGAGCGAATACCAGGTGGAGGCCTTCATCAACTGGTACGTCCAGCGGGTGCAGGAGCACTTGGCATGA
- a CDS encoding MBL fold metallo-hydrolase: MAVTIENLVTSGTFSLDGGTWDVDNNVWIVGNDEECVIIDAPHDAAAIINQVRSRKVKAILLTHAHNDHIGAAREVADALGAPVLLNQEDLVLWEQVYPDAKPDRYHADGDVFEVGGATLKAIHTPGHSPGSTCFYLESEGTVFTGDTLFNGGPGATGRSYSDYPTILTSIREQLLTLPAETVVRTGHGDSTTIGAEQETLAKVPE, from the coding sequence ATGGCCGTGACCATCGAGAACCTGGTCACCTCGGGGACGTTCTCGCTCGACGGCGGCACCTGGGACGTGGACAACAACGTCTGGATCGTGGGCAACGACGAGGAATGCGTCATCATCGACGCGCCGCACGACGCTGCCGCGATCATCAACCAGGTCCGCAGCCGCAAGGTCAAGGCCATCCTGCTCACGCACGCGCACAATGACCACATCGGCGCCGCCCGCGAAGTAGCTGACGCTCTGGGCGCCCCGGTCCTCCTGAACCAGGAGGACCTGGTGCTGTGGGAGCAGGTCTACCCGGACGCCAAGCCGGACCGCTACCACGCCGACGGGGACGTGTTCGAGGTGGGAGGGGCAACCCTGAAGGCGATCCACACGCCGGGGCACTCGCCGGGATCCACCTGCTTCTACCTGGAGAGCGAAGGTACGGTCTTCACCGGGGACACGCTGTTCAACGGCGGTCCCGGTGCCACAGGCCGGTCCTACAGCGATTACCCCACCATCCTGACCTCCATCCGCGAACAGTTGCTGACGCTGCCGGCTGAGACCGTGGTCCGTACCGGCCACGGGGACAGCACCACCATAGGAGCGGAGCAGGAAACGTTGGCGAAGGTTCCGGAGTAG
- a CDS encoding IS110 family transposase has protein sequence MASEPTKVIAGIDTHADTHHVAVINEHGKSLADKEFLAVGSGYRKIIDFITSYGTVTAVGVEGTGSYGAELGRTLRGEGLAVLEVNRPNRAARRLNGKSDPLDAYQAAKSVLEGRTKAIPKAKDGPVECLRIVRSGRASAIKARTAAINQIKALLVSAPDKIRARYRAMANSALITALQRTRPSGHLGDPEYVTLLSLKALAARCQVLTTEIEAADAALKEILASYAPMLCDLPGVGTEVASQLLITFGDNPDRLGNEAQFASLVGVAPVPASSGKTTRHRLSRGGDRSANNALHQVVLVRMGSCQRTKEYVAKRTSEGKGKREIMRCLKRYAAREIYRQITNPRPAPDNSDLRRIRTELGLTITNVAGELGQWVSLISRLERGHIRNDKLAATYRQWLTEQSDKRAEVAQCRRG, from the coding sequence TTGGCAAGCGAACCAACAAAAGTCATCGCAGGTATCGACACCCACGCCGACACACACCACGTGGCCGTGATCAATGAGCACGGCAAATCTCTTGCGGACAAGGAATTCCTGGCCGTGGGGTCCGGATACCGGAAAATCATCGACTTCATCACCAGCTACGGGACAGTCACCGCCGTCGGTGTCGAAGGAACAGGCTCCTACGGCGCCGAACTCGGCCGAACCCTCCGGGGTGAAGGGCTTGCCGTGCTGGAGGTCAACCGCCCGAACCGGGCCGCCCGTCGACTCAACGGGAAGTCTGACCCGCTCGATGCCTACCAAGCCGCCAAATCCGTACTCGAGGGACGAACGAAGGCGATCCCGAAGGCCAAGGACGGCCCGGTGGAATGCCTCCGGATTGTACGTTCCGGACGCGCCTCAGCAATTAAGGCCCGGACCGCGGCCATCAACCAGATCAAGGCACTCCTCGTATCGGCCCCGGACAAAATCCGGGCGAGATACCGGGCAATGGCCAACTCCGCGCTGATTACTGCCCTGCAGCGAACAAGACCTTCAGGACATCTGGGTGACCCCGAGTACGTGACCCTGCTCAGCCTTAAAGCATTGGCAGCCCGCTGCCAAGTACTGACAACAGAAATCGAAGCTGCTGATGCGGCACTCAAGGAAATCCTCGCCAGCTATGCTCCGATGCTTTGTGATCTTCCGGGTGTCGGGACGGAAGTGGCCAGTCAGCTGTTGATCACCTTCGGGGATAACCCGGACCGTCTGGGGAACGAAGCCCAGTTCGCATCACTCGTCGGAGTCGCACCCGTACCGGCGTCATCCGGCAAGACAACCCGCCACCGGCTCAGCAGAGGCGGCGACCGTAGCGCCAACAACGCCCTGCATCAGGTAGTCCTGGTCCGCATGGGCTCGTGTCAACGAACCAAGGAGTACGTGGCCAAACGTACCTCCGAGGGCAAGGGTAAAAGGGAAATCATGCGCTGCCTCAAACGCTACGCAGCCCGGGAAATTTACCGCCAAATCACCAACCCACGGCCGGCACCCGACAACTCCGACCTCCGCCGCATCCGGACCGAACTCGGCCTCACCATCACGAACGTCGCCGGCGAACTCGGCCAATGGGTTTCCCTCATTTCGCGTCTGGAGCGTGGACATATCCGCAATGACAAGCTCGCGGCGACCTACCGCCAATGGCTCACCGAGCAATCGGACAAGAGAGCGGAGGTAGCCCAATGCCGGCGCGGTTGA
- a CDS encoding ferredoxin reductase — protein MIDVALTETPVQEPQRIRGLEMPWNRVMGSIEGPASAAKALGPWHPQEFMAECVETIPEAGGMMTFVFRRTDGAPLAFRAGQYVNIAFPVNGEDQEPVDRSYSLSSSPTEPWTFSVTVKKDAGGLVSPWVHQNVRPGTVLDMLGPVGAFHLPDADRRARYLFLAAGAGITPIMSMLRTIHCLPGTANVVVLYHGAEAGGFAFHRELAYIASVDSRIKVFYALGDRGRPEDWEGFSGRLTSAMIDEVAPDANGRQVYACGPEGYLNTATELLRRVGVDDTSIYMEFFSGDRQTLLEYQAELALAADIAGEIAEEIAESAEDYFEGQPAAFGIYEPGYDEEGTLQATGLALEAATPEAPAGGTPAAAPEAQVPDASGFDTVGTGSLTLSFMRTGINVRIDPEEHILEVAQRAGVRIGANCKEGMCGSCKVVKLSGEIDMNHQGGIRKREIDAGKFLPCCSTARTDMVIDA, from the coding sequence ATGATTGACGTTGCCCTGACTGAGACGCCCGTCCAGGAACCGCAGCGCATCCGCGGCCTTGAAATGCCGTGGAACCGGGTCATGGGCAGCATCGAAGGACCCGCCAGCGCAGCCAAGGCCCTGGGCCCGTGGCATCCGCAGGAATTCATGGCCGAATGCGTCGAGACCATCCCCGAGGCAGGCGGCATGATGACGTTCGTGTTCCGCCGCACCGACGGTGCGCCTCTCGCGTTCCGTGCCGGGCAGTACGTCAACATCGCCTTCCCCGTGAACGGCGAGGACCAGGAGCCCGTGGACCGCAGCTACTCGCTGTCCAGTTCGCCCACGGAGCCGTGGACCTTCAGCGTCACCGTCAAGAAGGACGCCGGCGGACTGGTTTCACCCTGGGTGCACCAGAATGTCAGGCCCGGCACCGTCCTGGACATGCTGGGACCCGTGGGGGCGTTCCACCTGCCTGATGCCGACCGGCGCGCCCGGTACCTCTTCCTGGCCGCCGGCGCCGGGATCACCCCCATCATGTCAATGCTGCGGACCATCCACTGCCTGCCGGGAACCGCCAACGTGGTGGTGCTTTACCACGGCGCGGAAGCCGGCGGCTTTGCCTTCCACCGGGAGCTGGCCTACATCGCTTCCGTGGACTCGCGCATCAAGGTCTTCTACGCCCTGGGTGACCGCGGCCGGCCCGAGGACTGGGAAGGCTTCAGCGGACGGCTGACCTCAGCCATGATCGATGAGGTGGCGCCCGACGCCAACGGCCGGCAGGTCTACGCCTGCGGACCCGAGGGGTACCTGAACACTGCCACCGAGCTGCTCAGGAGAGTGGGCGTCGACGATACCTCCATTTACATGGAGTTCTTCTCCGGCGACCGGCAGACCCTCCTTGAATACCAGGCCGAGCTCGCGCTGGCGGCGGACATCGCCGGGGAGATCGCTGAGGAAATCGCGGAGTCCGCGGAGGACTACTTCGAAGGCCAGCCGGCAGCGTTCGGGATCTACGAGCCCGGCTACGACGAGGAAGGAACCCTGCAGGCCACGGGACTGGCTCTGGAAGCCGCCACCCCTGAAGCTCCCGCCGGCGGCACCCCGGCTGCGGCCCCGGAGGCGCAGGTCCCCGATGCCTCTGGCTTCGACACCGTGGGAACCGGCAGCCTCACCCTGTCCTTCATGCGCACCGGGATCAATGTGCGGATCGACCCGGAGGAGCACATCCTGGAGGTGGCGCAGCGTGCGGGTGTCCGGATCGGCGCCAACTGCAAGGAAGGCATGTGTGGCTCCTGCAAGGTGGTCAAGCTGTCCGGGGAGATCGACATGAACCACCAGGGCGGAATCCGGAAACGGGAAATCGATGCCGGCAAGTTCCTTCCCTGCTGCTCCACGGCGCGCACCGACATGGTGATCGACGCCTAG
- a CDS encoding TetR/AcrR family transcriptional regulator C-terminal domain-containing protein produces the protein MASPREPRSPRPGLKGQGLPLNRERVLSAALEVIDAQGVAALTMRRLGRELGRDPMSLYRYTGNRCALLDAVAGHVMDDLPVLSGYGDWKGQLRLLAQELRLVALRHPNVAPLLLTRPLSTPLGLRPPGTLRPLENILSLLTAAGFRPADTARGYRAFQAFLYGHILIELQKYIVDPDEDEPLLRLGLQRLPARAFPRLRALAPAMAGYDGAGELDQGLDLLLTGLETQLAPHPLSGK, from the coding sequence ATGGCATCACCTCGAGAACCCAGATCACCCAGGCCCGGCCTGAAGGGCCAGGGGCTGCCGCTGAACAGGGAGAGGGTCCTATCAGCGGCACTGGAGGTGATTGATGCCCAAGGTGTGGCTGCCCTGACGATGCGGCGGCTTGGCCGGGAACTGGGCAGGGACCCGATGAGCCTTTACCGTTACACCGGGAACCGTTGCGCGCTGCTGGATGCCGTGGCCGGGCACGTCATGGACGATCTCCCCGTCTTGTCCGGGTACGGGGATTGGAAGGGCCAACTCCGCCTCCTGGCCCAGGAACTGCGCCTGGTGGCGCTCCGGCATCCCAACGTGGCGCCCCTTCTGCTCACCCGGCCGCTGTCTACACCACTCGGGCTCCGTCCGCCGGGCACTCTGCGTCCTCTCGAGAACATCCTCTCGCTGCTGACCGCCGCGGGCTTTAGACCCGCAGATACCGCCCGCGGCTACCGGGCCTTTCAAGCATTCCTTTACGGGCACATCCTCATCGAACTGCAGAAATATATCGTGGATCCGGACGAAGACGAACCGCTACTGCGGCTGGGACTGCAAAGGCTGCCTGCCCGGGCGTTTCCTCGGCTTAGGGCCCTGGCGCCCGCGATGGCCGGGTACGACGGCGCGGGCGAACTCGATCAGGGTCTCGACTTATTACTCACCGGCCTGGAAACGCAACTCGCTCCGCACCCTCTGTCAGGGAAGTGA
- the purF gene encoding amidophosphoribosyltransferase translates to MARGDGKLSHDLLPGEKGPQDACGVFGVWAPGEEVAKLTYYGLYALQHRGQESAGIATSDGKRINVYKDMGLVSQVFDETTLNTLTGHLAVGHCRYSTTGASHWANAQPTLGATATGTVALAHNGNLTNTVELNAMITERNGGQLTGEMKQGNTSDTALVTALLEGEPGKTLEETALELLPKIKGGFCFVFMDEGTLYAARDTFGIRPLVLGRLERGWVVASEQSALATVGASFIREIEPGEFIAIDEEGVRSQRFAEPTPAGCVFEYVYLARPDAAIAGRSVYESRVEMGRQLARENTHEADIVIPVPESGTPAAVGYAEESGIPFAHGFVKNSYVGRTFIQPSQTLRQLGIRLKLNALESVIRGKRVVVVDDSIVRGNTQRAIVRMLREAGAATVHVKISSPPVQWPCFYGIDFASRAELIANGATIEEISQAIGADSLAYISEDGMIGATRQPRERLCTACFTGKYPIKLPDADKLGKNLLERTDLGGLKPSPSALPGETAALAVDATEDPAEKSGATGCDPGPDSEFENLLTEADLVPDVPAATSADKKESV, encoded by the coding sequence GTGGCACGCGGCGACGGAAAACTTTCCCATGATCTTCTCCCCGGCGAAAAAGGCCCCCAGGACGCTTGCGGCGTCTTCGGCGTCTGGGCACCGGGTGAGGAAGTAGCAAAACTTACCTATTACGGGCTGTATGCACTGCAGCACCGCGGTCAGGAGTCGGCTGGCATAGCGACCAGCGACGGCAAACGGATCAACGTCTACAAGGACATGGGCCTCGTGTCCCAGGTCTTCGACGAGACCACCCTGAACACCCTGACCGGGCACTTGGCCGTGGGCCATTGCCGCTACTCCACCACCGGCGCCAGCCACTGGGCCAACGCGCAGCCCACCCTCGGCGCCACCGCCACGGGCACGGTGGCCCTGGCGCACAACGGCAACCTGACCAACACGGTGGAACTCAACGCCATGATCACCGAGCGCAACGGTGGCCAGCTCACCGGTGAGATGAAGCAGGGCAACACCTCGGACACTGCCTTGGTCACCGCCCTGCTGGAGGGCGAGCCGGGCAAGACCCTCGAAGAAACCGCCCTGGAACTCCTGCCCAAGATCAAGGGCGGCTTCTGCTTCGTCTTCATGGATGAAGGAACCCTCTACGCTGCCCGTGACACCTTCGGCATCCGCCCGCTGGTCCTGGGCCGGCTGGAGCGCGGCTGGGTGGTCGCCTCCGAACAGTCCGCCCTGGCCACCGTTGGTGCCAGCTTCATCCGCGAGATCGAGCCGGGCGAGTTCATCGCCATCGATGAGGAAGGCGTGCGGTCCCAGCGCTTCGCGGAGCCGACGCCGGCCGGTTGCGTTTTCGAATACGTCTACCTGGCGCGCCCGGACGCCGCCATCGCCGGCCGTTCCGTCTATGAGTCCCGCGTGGAGATGGGTCGGCAGCTGGCCCGGGAGAACACCCACGAAGCCGACATCGTTATCCCCGTGCCGGAATCCGGTACCCCGGCGGCCGTAGGCTACGCCGAAGAATCCGGTATTCCCTTCGCGCACGGCTTCGTCAAGAACTCCTACGTGGGCCGGACCTTCATCCAGCCGTCCCAGACCCTCCGCCAGCTGGGCATCCGGCTCAAGTTGAACGCACTGGAATCCGTAATCCGCGGCAAGCGCGTCGTAGTGGTGGATGACTCGATCGTCCGCGGCAACACCCAGCGGGCCATCGTGCGGATGCTCCGGGAGGCCGGCGCCGCCACTGTCCACGTCAAAATCTCCTCGCCGCCGGTCCAGTGGCCCTGCTTCTATGGCATCGACTTCGCCTCCCGGGCCGAACTGATCGCCAATGGCGCCACCATTGAAGAGATCTCCCAGGCTATCGGCGCTGACTCGCTGGCCTACATTTCCGAGGACGGCATGATCGGCGCCACCCGTCAGCCGCGCGAACGTCTCTGCACCGCCTGCTTCACCGGCAAGTACCCCATCAAGCTTCCGGATGCGGACAAGCTGGGCAAGAACCTGCTGGAGCGCACGGACCTGGGCGGCCTGAAGCCTTCCCCTTCCGCGCTTCCCGGTGAAACCGCAGCCCTTGCCGTGGACGCCACCGAGGATCCCGCGGAGAAGTCCGGTGCCACCGGCTGCGACCCGGGTCCGGACTCCGAATTCGAGAACCTGTTGACCGAAGCCGACCTTGTGCCCGACGTACCCGCCGCCACCAGCGCCGACAAGAAAGAGTCCGTATGA